A single Argentina anserina chromosome 7, drPotAnse1.1, whole genome shotgun sequence DNA region contains:
- the LOC126802037 gene encoding ras-related protein RABH1b, whose product MAPVSALAKYKLVFLGDQSVGKTSIITRFMYDKFDNTYQATIGIDFLSKTMYLEDRTVRLQLWDTAGQERFRSLIPSYIRDSSVAVIVYDVASRQSFLNTSKWIEEVRTERGSDVIIVLVGNKTDLVDKRQVSIEEGEAKARDMNVMFIETSAKAGFNIKALFRKIAAALPGMETLSSTKQEDMVDVNLKSSNPNASQTQGQSGGCAC is encoded by the exons ATGGCTCCCGTCTCCGCTCTCGCCAAGTACAAGCTCGTCTTCCTCGGCGACCAGTCCGTCGGCAAAACCAGCATCATCACTCGCTTCATGTACGATAAGTTCGACAACACCTATCAG GCTACCATCGGCATTGATTTTCTGTCAAAGACAATGTACCTTGAAGATCGAACTGTTCGATTGCAACTCTG GGATACTGCTGGGCAGGAAAGATTCAGGAGTCTGATTCCGAGTTATATCCGTGATTCCTCTGTGGCTGTCATTGTATATGATGTTGCAA GCCGGCAGTCATTCTTAAACACTTCCAAGTGGATTGAAGAGGTTCGCACTGAGCGGGGAAGTGATGTTATCATTGTACTTGTTGGAAACAAAACAGATCTTGTAGACAAAAG GCAAGTTTCGATCGAGGAAGGAGAAGCTAAAGCTCGCGACATGAATGTTATGTTCATTGAAACCAGTGCCAAGGCTGGCTTCAATATCAAG GCTCTCTTCCGGAAGATTGCAGCAGCCCTACCTGGAATGGAGACACTATCTTCTACAAAGCAAGAGGATATGGTTGATGTAAACCTCAAGTCCTCCAATCCGAATGCATCACAGACACAAGGACAGTCAGGAGGCTGTGCGTGTTGA
- the LOC126802385 gene encoding acyl carrier protein 1, mitochondrial translates to MALRAVVLRHVRVPVQALTGGAKWGPPSLRWMSSHDDHLTKNEVTERVLSVVKCFPKVDPSTVTPNVHFQKDLGLDSLDNVEIVMALEEEFKLEIPDKEADKIDSINLAIEYIYNHPMAG, encoded by the exons ATGGCGCTGAGAGCAGTGGTTCTGCGTCACGTGCGAGTTCCGGTTCAAGCCCTAACCGGCGGCGCCAAGTGGGGCCCACCTTCACTCCGGTGGATGTCCTCGCACGACGATCATCTCACCAAAAACGAGGTCACCGAGAGGGTCCTCTCCGTCGTCAAGTGCTTCCCCAAAGTCGATCCCTCTACG GTGACTCCTAATGTACATTTCCAGAAAGATTTGGGGTTAGATAGCTTGGACAATGTGGAGATTGTAATGGCTCTAGAAGAAGAGTTCAAGCTTGAGATTCCTGACAAGGAAGCGGATAAGATTGATTCTATAAATCTAGCCATTGAATACATCTATAACCATCCAATGGCTGGGTAA
- the LOC126803130 gene encoding putative invertase inhibitor, translating to MTTSIFTFTLFLPLFLLFSSTFTPITANNLISETCKKAAQNDPNLSYKFCLTSLQAAPNSSGADLRQLGLISMKLVQHNVTDTRRFIKSLLKNKKLDKFVRACLDDCLQLYTDARPTIKQAIKDYKMKHNEDANILVSSIVDASTTCGDGFEERQLVSPLTKRNNDTFQLCIISLSIINMVSSTLY from the coding sequence ATGACGACCTCCATATTCACTTTCACTTTATTCCTCCCTCTCTTCCTTCTCTTCTCATCAACCTTCACTCCCATAACCGCCAACAACCTCATCTCTGAAACCTGCAAAAAAGCTGCTCAGAACGACCCCAACCTGAGCTACAAGTTCTGCCTGACTTCTCTCCAAGCCGCCCCAAACAGCTCTGGCGCCGATCTCCGGCAACTCGGCCTCATCTCCATGAAGCTAGTCCAGCACAACGTGACTGACACGAGGCGGTTCATCAAGAGCCTTCTCAAGAACAAGAAGCTGGACAAGTTTGTAAGAGCATGTTTGGATGATTGTTTGCAGCTTTACACAGACGCCAGACCCACCATCAAGCAAGCCATCAAGGATTACAAGATGAAGCACAACGAGGACGCCAATATCCTGGTCAGTTCGATCGTCGATGCCTCCACGACTTGCGGAGATGGATTCGAGGAGAGACAGTTGGTTTCGCCATTAACGAAGAGGAACAACGATACGTTTCAGCTGTGTATCATATCACTCTCGATTATCAATATGGTTAGTTCGACGTTATATTAA